A segment of the Prochlorococcus sp. RS04 genome:
CCCTTACTAATACTTCTCCTTGTCTAATCAGTCTCCAATCTCCACATTTCTTCCACAATATAATAGTACTTGCTTTTCCACTTCTTTTTCCCCAGGGGATAGGACCCAAAATTTTCAGAGTAGGGAAGTCTAGAGCAATACCTTCAACTGTAATAGATCCTTTAAAACCTGAAATATTTGCACTTGAAGTTAACAATGGACCTGTTTCTCTCATGAGAGATTGAGCCATATATGAATTTGGAATCCTCAACCCAAGGGTAAGATCATTGCTTGTGAGGATTGTAGTCTGCTTTTCTGAAGCAGGAATAACCATTGTCAGAGCTCCAGGCCAATATTTTGAAGCTATATTTTCGTAATCTTCTTTAGCTGATTCGTGAACATAATCAATTAATTGTTTATGTTCTGCCCCCATAAGAATTAAGGGTTTATCTCTATCCCTTTTTTTAAACTCATAAATAATATTTGAAAATTTTGGCAAGCACCCAATCGCAGGTAATGTGTCAGTTGGGAAAATTATAGGTAAACCACTTTTAAGAGTCTTCAAAGCGGATTTGCAGTCTACTAAATTCATTTAGATTATGAACTTGTAATAATTTATTTATATCTTCCAATGGTAAACCTACCAATACCTGAAAGATCTTTCACAATTTCTATTGATGTAAATTTATTTTTTAAAAAAAGTTGTTTTACTTTTTCGCCTTGATCAAAATGATTCTCTAAAATTAGCCAGCCCTTCTCTTTTAAAAATATTGGTGCATTTTGTATTATTTCCCTAATGTGTTTTAAACCATCTTCGCCACCTAATAAAGCAACTTTAGGTTCGAAATTTTTAACTTCTTTGGGCAATTTTTCATAAGTATCTTTTGGAATATATGGCGGGTTTGAAATAGCAAGGTCTAATTTACCTTTAAAATTTTCAAGAGGTGACCACCAATTGCCACAATAAAATTTCAAATTTGATTGTTTGGAAGAATTTATATAATTTTTATTAGCTATTTCTAATGC
Coding sequences within it:
- a CDS encoding L-threonylcarbamoyladenylate synthase, whose amino-acid sequence is MNLVDCKSALKTLKSGLPIIFPTDTLPAIGCLPKFSNIIYEFKKRDRDKPLILMGAEHKQLIDYVHESAKEDYENIASKYWPGALTMVIPASEKQTTILTSNDLTLGLRIPNSYMAQSLMRETGPLLTSSANISGFKGSITVEGIALDFPTLKILGPIPWGKRSGKASTIILWKKCGDWRLIRQGEVLVRELY